The proteins below come from a single Macrobrachium rosenbergii isolate ZJJX-2024 chromosome 50, ASM4041242v1, whole genome shotgun sequence genomic window:
- the LOC136832683 gene encoding uncharacterized protein — MTKFSDCVKITGFLCVSLLFLVNVSYVSLNPKSTIWFTPIISFSFMVMLCPRYSRDPRDYDRPQHEEITRYGTISKNDRPPSYSSIAVEAEVIDKFPHPDERSGEVVSKEEDQDVSQDGLPTFEEAMLKEVV, encoded by the exons ATGACAAAG ttttccgaCTGCGTCAAGATAACGGGGTTCCTGTGTGTGAGTCTACTGTTCCTAGTGAACGTCTCTTACGTGTCTCTGAACCCTAAATCTACAATTTGGTTCACGCCCATCATATCCTTCA GTTTTATGGTGATGCTGTGTCCCAGATATTCGCGTGACCCCAGAGACTACGACAGACCGCAACACGAAGAAATAACTCGATACGGAACGATCTCCAAGAACGATCGACCGCCATCTTACTCTTCCATCGCCGTCGAAGCCGAGGTCATCGACAAGTTCCCTCATCCGGACGAGAGATCCGGAGAGGTCGTATCAAAGGAGGAAGATCAGGATGTGTCTCAAGATGGGTTGCCAACATTCGAGGAAGCCATGTTGAAAGAAGTGGTTTGA